Proteins encoded together in one Anopheles darlingi chromosome 3, idAnoDarlMG_H_01, whole genome shotgun sequence window:
- the LOC125954283 gene encoding solute carrier family 2, facilitated glucose transporter member 2-like, whose translation MGCTEWLEMNQKNKPQSNALATGILTLLTTGSYLAATLFDSGLSHQEWTFGRSQPAITFTLLVFHVTAVAGSIAAYLLLERYTKKQINYVLVACVTVGCIVGIAVPSNLIAVAFGRGLMGFAHGLAYPVVLVHGGEIIVKELRGIIMASVNFCIVSGVMLGSVFNSITEEGIPPYRLLGILGLVYMLLSVFLNYFLCYESPVFLVERKLDGQAIQSMIKLRNESNETWEIRNELTEIKTMLSEDELTSRSILQDGNLRPLVLIALGKLAAVLSFNYAINSIKYIVIDEALSQDHDTFSLATTVLMTIRLLGGMVGMFIVDLLGRRALVAVSSLSTGLLLTAIGITYLAADSLSSDVAMVILFACEVGSSLGLTFVPDVLCSEAFNTRKKVLSIVVVQLLENVLQVIIFAITFEWNFAVQDRYGGTLLVAGVPLVAIAYVLYQKLPETSKMSIRQARIEFYKRDGIVFGGSKNSVEVLYD comes from the exons ATGGGTTGCACCGAGTGGCTGGAGATGAACCAGAAGAACAAACCGCAAAGCAACGCGCTAGCTACAG GCATACTGACGTTGCTTACAACTGGTTCCTACCTTGCCGCAACATTGTTCGATTCCGGGTTAAGCCACCAGGAATGGACATTCGGTCGATCGCAACCGGCCATTACGTTTACGCTACTTGTCTTCCACGTGACCGCCGTCGCTGGCTCGATCGCCGCTTACCTGCTGCTCGAGCGGTACACCAAGAAGCAGATTAAC TATGTCCTGGTCGCGTGCGTAACGGTCGGTTGTATCGTGGGGATTGCCGTCCCCAGTAACCTGATCGCAGTCGCCTTTGGCCGTGGTCTGATGGGGTTCGCCCACGGGCTTGCCtacccggtggtgctggtacacGGCGGTGAAATCATTGTCAAGGAACTGCGCGGTATCATAATGGCGTCCGTCAACTTCTGCATCGTCAGCGGTGTGATGCTAGGTTCGGTGTTCAATAGCATCACCGAGGAAGGCATTCCACCGTATCGTCTTTTGGGCATTCTCGGTCTGGTCTACATGCTATTGTCTGTTTTCCTCAACTACTTCCTCTGCTACGAATCACCGGTGTTTCTGGTGGAGCGTAAACTCGACGGCCAAGCCATCCAGAGTATGATCAAGCTGCGCAATGAGTCGAACGAGACGTGGGAGATCCGTAACGAACTAACGGAAATCAAAACGATGCTATCGGAGGACGAGCTTACGTCGAGATCGATCCTGCAAGATGGTAACCTGCGGCCACTGGTGTTGATCGCCCTGGGGAAGCTGGCGGCCGTACTGTCCTTCAACTATGCCATCAACTCGATCAAGTACATCGTCATCGATGAGGCACTGTCGCAGGATCACGATACCTTTAGCCTCGCGACGACCGTTCTAATGACGATCCGATTACTCGGCGGAATGGTCGGTATGTTTATCGTGGATTTGCTCGGCCGTAGGGCCCTTGTTGCGGTTTCATCGTTATCCACCGGGCTACTGTTGACCGCCATTGGCATTACCTATCTCGCCGCGGACTCACTGTCCAGTgatgtggcgatggtgatccTCTTCGCCTGCGAAGTAGGTTCCTCCCTGGGGCTTACCTTCGTACCGGATGTGCTCTGTTCGGAGGCATTCAATACGCGCAAGAAGGTGCTCTCGATTGttgtggtgcagctgctggagaatGTACTTCAGGTCATCATCTTTGCCATTACGTTCGAGTGGAATTTTGCTGTTCAGGATCGGTACGGGGGAACGCTGCTAGTGGCCGGTGTGCCACTAGTGGCCATCGCTTACGTGCTCTACCAGAAGCTACCCGAAACGTCCAAGATGTCGATCCGGCAGGCACGCATCGAGTTCTACAAACGAGATGGTATCGTATTCGGTGGCAGTAAGAATTCCGTTGAAGTGCTGTACGATTGA